GCGCCCCGCGTGCTGATCGCCAACGCGAACCTCGTGGGTCGCTGGGCGACCTGGGACGTCTTCCGCGACCTCGAGCGGAAGGGCCTCATAATGTACGGCCAGATGACGGCCGGCTCGTGGATCTACATCGGCACGCAGGGCATCCTCCAGGGCACGTACGAGACCTTCGGCGCGGTGGGGCGCCAGCACTTCGGTGGGTCGCTGAAGGGCCGTCTAATCGTCTCGGGCGGCCTGGGCGGGATGGGCGGCGCGCAACCGCTTGCGGCGACGATGAACGACGCCGTCTTTCTCGGCATCGAGGTGGATCCGGCGCGCATCCGTCGGCGGGTCGAGACGCGCTACCTCGACCGGGAGACAGCCTCGTTGGACGAAGCGCTGGCGTGGTGCGACGCGGCGCGGCGCAAGGGCGAGGCGCTCAGCGTGGGTCTCGTCGGCAACTGTGCGGAGGTGCTGCCGGAGCTGACGCGGCGCGGCGTCGTGCCGGACGTCCTCACCGACCAGACCTCGGCGCACGACGCGCTGAACGGGTACGTCCCGGCTGGGCTCGACCTCGATGAGGCGGCCGGCCTCCGGCTGAGCGATCCCAAGGACTACGTGAAGCGCGCCATGGACTCCATGGCCGTTCACGTCCGAGCGATGCTCGACCTCATGCGCCGCGGCGCCGTCACTTTCGACTACGGGAACAACCTCCGCACCCAGGCGCTGGACGCGGGCGTCAAGGAGGCCTTCGACTTCCCCGGCTTCATACCCGCCTACGTGCGGCCGCTCTTCTGCGAGGGCAAGGGACCCTTCCGCTGGGTCGCGCTCTCGGGCGAACCCAGGGAGCTGGCGCGCACCGACCAGCTGGTGCTCGAGCTGTTCCCGGAGAACGAGCACCTGCGCCGCTGGATCACGCTGGCGAAGGAGCGCGTCGCGTTCCAGGGACTGCCGGCGCGCATCTGTTGGCTCGGCCAGGGCGAGCGGGCGCGCTTCGGGGCGCGGCTCAACGACCTGGTCGCGAAGGGCGAGGTCTCGGCGCCCATCGTCATCGGTCGTGATCACCTCGAC
This DNA window, taken from Gemmatimonadales bacterium, encodes the following:
- the hutU gene encoding urocanate hydratase, whose product is MTIAAPHLVRAPRGSVLSCRGWVQEAALRMLMNNLDPDVAERPDDLVVYGGTGRAARSWEAFEAIVRTLRTLANDETLLVASGKPVGVFRTHEEAPRVLIANANLVGRWATWDVFRDLERKGLIMYGQMTAGSWIYIGTQGILQGTYETFGAVGRQHFGGSLKGRLIVSGGLGGMGGAQPLAATMNDAVFLGIEVDPARIRRRVETRYLDRETASLDEALAWCDAARRKGEALSVGLVGNCAEVLPELTRRGVVPDVLTDQTSAHDALNGYVPAGLDLDEAAGLRLSDPKDYVKRAMDSMAVHVRAMLDLMRRGAVTFDYGNNLRTQALDAGVKEAFDFPGFIPAYVRPLFCEGKGPFRWVALSGEPRELARTDQLVLELFPENEHLRRWITLAKERVAFQGLPARICWLGQGERARFGARLNDLVAKGEVSAPIVIGRDHLDTGSVASPFRETEGMLDGSDAIADWPVLNAMLNVASGASWVSFHHGGGVGIGNSLHAGQVIVADGTPAAASRLDRVLTNDPGLGVARHADAGYDLAKETAARHGIRLPMEESGH